One region of Arthrobacter sp. StoSoilB22 genomic DNA includes:
- a CDS encoding extracellular solute-binding protein: MIKKRWGLALVTAVVAGLALSGCSPSASEPKGPVTLNYWDFLDPSQANPRSKALKENIAKFEAANPDIKINLSVVSLGDMLNRLPQAAAAGQAPDVFKMFTPVVPQMASAGVYSPLPEAASKVTDWLRPTDTLAGPDGKPVAVPYEYRTCALYYNQKILSQIGATVPTTYNEVVEVAKKAAAAGFTGFGTGFSDTDNSAIISTFFNCFMSQVDQEIWNKDGQADFATAKGNEFGDFLAKLRDAKALGSNVVSDTYGTVADGMASGTVAMAVLGTERAVSFGSQNKDLKWTALPMASTGDTTGTTIGWTLGIGNGSKNTEAAWKFIEYMTGPEAGALMATGGEVPTRAATYQQPFFSTPEAKTVNDIAAYVKTNSEPRTYSNTWTALATGLSQAGQKLTLNGSSGSDFIRSAQDAANKK; this comes from the coding sequence ATGATCAAAAAGCGATGGGGCTTGGCGCTCGTAACAGCCGTTGTGGCCGGCCTTGCCCTCAGTGGCTGTTCACCGTCAGCTTCGGAACCCAAAGGTCCCGTGACTCTGAACTACTGGGACTTCCTCGATCCCAGCCAGGCTAATCCGCGTTCAAAGGCACTGAAGGAAAACATTGCCAAGTTTGAGGCGGCCAACCCGGACATCAAGATCAACCTCTCCGTCGTTTCGTTGGGCGACATGTTGAACAGACTGCCTCAGGCAGCGGCAGCAGGTCAGGCCCCTGATGTCTTCAAGATGTTCACTCCCGTCGTTCCGCAGATGGCATCTGCCGGCGTCTACTCCCCTCTGCCTGAAGCCGCCTCGAAGGTAACTGATTGGCTTCGTCCCACCGACACTCTTGCGGGGCCCGACGGCAAGCCGGTTGCCGTGCCGTACGAATACCGAACCTGTGCCCTGTACTACAACCAAAAGATCCTTAGCCAGATCGGCGCGACCGTCCCGACCACATACAACGAGGTTGTTGAAGTTGCCAAGAAGGCTGCTGCCGCTGGCTTTACCGGATTCGGGACGGGCTTTTCGGACACAGATAACTCGGCCATCATCAGTACCTTCTTTAACTGCTTCATGTCCCAGGTGGATCAGGAAATCTGGAACAAGGATGGTCAAGCTGATTTCGCGACAGCCAAAGGCAACGAGTTCGGTGACTTCCTGGCCAAGCTCAGGGACGCAAAGGCTCTTGGTAGCAACGTCGTTTCTGACACGTACGGCACGGTAGCTGACGGCATGGCGAGCGGCACTGTCGCGATGGCGGTCCTGGGCACAGAACGAGCGGTTTCCTTCGGCTCGCAGAACAAGGACCTCAAGTGGACGGCCCTGCCGATGGCGAGTACCGGCGACACGACAGGGACAACCATTGGATGGACCTTGGGCATCGGAAACGGCAGTAAAAACACCGAAGCTGCCTGGAAGTTTATCGAGTACATGACCGGGCCGGAAGCCGGTGCGCTGATGGCAACCGGCGGTGAGGTACCCACCCGTGCCGCCACCTACCAGCAACCGTTCTTCTCCACTCCAGAGGCCAAGACCGTCAACGACATCGCGGCCTACGTCAAGACCAACAGTGAACCACGCACGTATTCCAACACATGGACCGCGCTTGCCACTGGCCTCTCCCAAGCCGGGCAGAAGCTGACTCTCAACGGCTCATCAGGCAGCGACTTTATTCGTTCCGCCCAGGACGCGGCCAACAAGAAGTAG
- a CDS encoding SDR family oxidoreductase, whose amino-acid sequence MSLKDQVVLVTGSSGGIGDAAVTALIAAGARVIGADRSPKEDQSLEAFYPLDITSEQQCATVIQDIQAQHGRVDVLIHAAGVLGPTPDIMETTTEEFDSILRINATATFTMVRETAKSMLETGTAGSIVVLSSVAAKESRLNYLPYNASKLAVLHIMWSFAELLGPNGISVNAIAPGPVNTPMWAQFARDSGPDAAANRAKRAAQLPMRRFAEPDEVARAILFLSDPDNRYITGVSLDVAGGAHLGIGT is encoded by the coding sequence ATGAGCCTCAAAGACCAAGTGGTCCTGGTAACCGGATCAAGCGGAGGAATCGGCGACGCCGCGGTCACCGCACTCATAGCCGCCGGAGCCAGGGTCATCGGCGCCGATCGTTCACCCAAAGAGGACCAGTCCTTGGAGGCGTTTTACCCCCTCGACATCACCTCGGAACAACAATGCGCTACGGTCATCCAGGACATCCAAGCCCAACACGGCCGTGTTGATGTCCTCATCCATGCAGCAGGAGTGCTCGGCCCCACCCCGGACATCATGGAAACAACCACCGAAGAGTTCGACTCCATCCTGAGGATCAACGCCACCGCGACCTTCACCATGGTCCGGGAGACCGCAAAATCCATGCTTGAGACCGGCACGGCCGGCTCCATCGTGGTCCTGTCCTCAGTTGCGGCCAAAGAATCACGCCTCAACTACCTGCCCTACAACGCGAGCAAGCTCGCCGTCCTCCACATCATGTGGTCCTTTGCCGAACTGCTCGGACCCAATGGAATCTCTGTAAACGCGATCGCACCAGGACCGGTGAACACACCCATGTGGGCACAATTTGCCCGGGATTCCGGTCCGGACGCTGCAGCCAACCGAGCGAAGAGGGCAGCGCAGCTGCCGATGCGCCGGTTCGCTGAACCCGATGAAGTAGCCCGGGCCATCCTGTTCCTTTCAGATCCCGACAACCGCTACATCACGGGGGTGTCCTTGGACGTGGCCGGCGGGGCACATCTGGGAATAGGAACCTGA
- a CDS encoding Gfo/Idh/MocA family oxidoreductase, producing MSTAYGPGPDLCASDIMTTATRPPRVAVVGAAGWAGSRHARAFAQVGANVTHLVEKDERAVSLADELGARVVPGIQDLHSDQLDLVVVALPTTLQPEICADLLNRGFRVLTEKPVAADTAGAAVVSAATGVNERLMVGYTLHQHPAVELLSEWIRDNDVIAVNVRSVAHKETIDSWRADPGEGGVAVVNGIHAIELVSSWFEGDPKVLATSVSSSLYGSPVPEHVLSTLEFPSGVVFTLQTYWSPWQEPQGLNQGDWSLTVDVLATGGRMLWSNDSLHVWNRDGGQQEKNFEPSDLFLRQAAAAVRFCRGDAPAVTFAQALRATEIADAVQAASASGAPEVPAP from the coding sequence ATGAGCACCGCTTATGGCCCTGGGCCTGATCTTTGCGCCTCCGACATCATGACGACGGCGACACGGCCCCCGCGCGTCGCCGTGGTGGGCGCGGCCGGGTGGGCAGGATCCCGTCATGCCCGGGCTTTCGCCCAGGTGGGCGCCAACGTCACCCACCTTGTGGAGAAGGACGAACGGGCGGTTTCATTGGCTGACGAGCTGGGCGCGCGCGTGGTGCCCGGCATCCAGGACCTTCATTCTGATCAACTGGACTTGGTCGTCGTCGCGCTACCCACCACTCTGCAACCGGAAATCTGTGCAGATTTGCTGAACAGGGGATTCCGGGTGCTGACGGAAAAGCCCGTGGCGGCAGATACAGCAGGTGCCGCCGTCGTGTCCGCCGCCACAGGAGTGAACGAACGACTCATGGTGGGGTATACACTCCATCAGCACCCCGCCGTCGAACTCCTTTCCGAGTGGATCCGAGACAACGACGTGATCGCTGTCAACGTTCGATCGGTCGCCCACAAGGAGACCATCGACTCATGGCGCGCTGATCCGGGTGAGGGCGGCGTTGCGGTGGTAAACGGCATTCATGCCATCGAACTGGTCTCTTCGTGGTTCGAGGGTGACCCAAAAGTCCTTGCCACAAGCGTCAGCAGCAGCCTGTACGGGTCTCCGGTACCGGAACACGTCCTTTCCACGCTCGAATTCCCGTCTGGCGTGGTGTTCACTCTGCAGACTTACTGGTCTCCCTGGCAGGAACCCCAAGGGCTCAACCAGGGAGATTGGAGCCTCACCGTGGATGTTCTGGCCACTGGCGGCCGTATGTTGTGGTCAAACGATTCCCTTCACGTGTGGAACCGTGACGGCGGACAACAGGAGAAAAACTTCGAGCCCTCGGACCTCTTCCTGCGCCAGGCAGCAGCAGCCGTGAGGTTCTGCAGGGGTGACGCGCCTGCCGTTACGTTTGCCCAGGCGCTCCGCGCCACGGAAATCGCCGACGCCGTTCAGGCGGCCTCGGCCTCCGGCGCTCCGGAGGTGCCAGCCCCCTAA
- a CDS encoding Gfo/Idh/MocA family oxidoreductase has translation MAEEHDMIAVGDDDVSRVQVQKLADGWGAPVEADWQKLVDLPDVGLAYVFGPHEGMAEKCMALIERKIPFVVEKPLGTSLGELATVRQAAEAAGVPATVPLVQRGGPTDQWLAKAGRPSYQRSSFIAGPPSRYLHNANPWMLDPSKAGGGCLANLAPHFVDLFLRGTGESELQVQSRLSSVLHGQDIEDHASLILTTPEGRETIVEVGYAFPGSPLKRYCSFTSVGEAGFAAVDSDGTATFTSTDGTTVVDKINVDSDPLYDPFVRSVARTLEDGFQGLTTLAQLEDVMRPIWQAYDDQHGGREHA, from the coding sequence ATGGCCGAAGAACACGACATGATCGCAGTAGGCGACGATGATGTCTCCCGTGTGCAGGTGCAGAAACTGGCAGACGGCTGGGGAGCGCCGGTTGAAGCTGACTGGCAGAAACTGGTGGATTTGCCCGACGTCGGACTCGCCTATGTGTTTGGTCCCCACGAGGGAATGGCAGAAAAGTGCATGGCCCTGATCGAGCGGAAAATTCCGTTCGTCGTGGAAAAGCCATTGGGCACCTCCCTTGGCGAGCTGGCCACCGTGCGTCAGGCCGCCGAAGCAGCTGGCGTACCGGCCACGGTGCCCCTGGTGCAGCGTGGCGGCCCGACGGACCAATGGCTCGCCAAGGCAGGCCGGCCAAGTTATCAACGGTCCTCGTTCATTGCTGGTCCGCCATCCCGGTACCTCCACAATGCCAATCCCTGGATGCTCGATCCTTCCAAGGCTGGGGGAGGCTGCCTGGCCAACCTGGCCCCTCATTTTGTTGACCTGTTTCTACGGGGCACCGGCGAATCAGAGCTGCAGGTGCAATCCCGGCTCTCATCGGTTCTTCACGGCCAGGATATTGAGGATCACGCAAGCCTTATCCTCACTACGCCCGAGGGCCGCGAAACCATCGTGGAAGTCGGCTACGCATTCCCGGGCTCGCCGCTGAAGCGGTACTGCAGCTTCACATCGGTCGGCGAAGCGGGATTTGCCGCCGTTGATTCCGACGGCACAGCTACTTTCACGTCGACGGACGGCACCACGGTAGTCGACAAGATTAATGTCGACAGCGACCCACTCTACGATCCTTTTGTCAGAAGTGTCGCCCGGACGCTGGAAGATGGATTCCAGGGCCTGACAACGCTGGCCCAGCTCGAAGATGTCATGCGCCCCATTTGGCAGGCCTATGACGATCAGCACGGAGGAAGGGAACATGCCTGA
- a CDS encoding VOC family protein yields MRHHHTALHVTDMEQSERFYVDGLGLARLDAWTSGPYIGELYGRPDVTVRAMLLATGDGSFRLELAHAEPLLPAVDPSRAQPGTAHLAFTDIDVREVYARMTALGYSAVSEPVAPTSGPIAGGWLVYLLDPDGNRVELIQPPEWRPSQDT; encoded by the coding sequence ATGCGACATCACCACACTGCCCTGCACGTCACGGATATGGAGCAGAGCGAGCGATTCTACGTGGATGGCCTCGGACTGGCCCGTTTGGATGCCTGGACGTCGGGACCATATATCGGAGAACTTTACGGCCGTCCTGACGTGACCGTCAGAGCCATGCTTCTCGCTACCGGCGACGGATCCTTCAGGCTGGAACTGGCACATGCCGAGCCGCTATTGCCAGCAGTCGATCCATCACGGGCGCAACCGGGCACAGCTCACCTGGCCTTTACAGACATTGACGTTCGAGAGGTTTACGCCAGGATGACGGCGCTTGGTTACAGCGCGGTATCCGAACCCGTTGCCCCGACCTCGGGCCCCATTGCCGGCGGGTGGTTGGTTTACCTCCTCGATCCTGACGGAAATCGCGTTGAGTTGATTCAGCCGCCAGAATGGCGCCCAAGCCAGGACACGTAA
- a CDS encoding LacI family DNA-binding transcriptional regulator: MPDLSIDVVAKAAGVHRSTVSRAFSRPEAVKSETREHILRVAEGLGYTMSPLAQALRRKTSNIIPLIVPDITNPFFAELAKTMTQAADERGYQLMLCVTNGDPAKSDGYFTAMQAMYAPFGIVAPSTKVDTEALKRFAFGHRVVVIDRVEGDDSVPTVTVDSRKGIMLALDHLHSLGHTSIGYVSGIAGTHTAQDRMDAYLELTAQSGSTPVVLDSGSDLDAGTRGAEHFLAMDHPPTAIIAANDMVAFAVISALGRSGLRVPEDVSVIGFDGLALGARFNPPLTTVRQPIADMGHIAIELAEKQNVDGSVDHIVLEPELLVRGSTSELRK; this comes from the coding sequence ATGCCTGACTTGAGTATCGACGTCGTCGCTAAAGCCGCCGGGGTTCACCGGTCAACGGTCTCCCGGGCGTTCTCACGCCCTGAGGCAGTGAAGAGTGAAACGCGCGAGCATATCCTTCGGGTCGCCGAGGGACTTGGCTACACCATGAGTCCGCTGGCACAGGCGCTTCGTCGCAAGACCAGCAACATCATCCCTCTGATCGTTCCTGACATTACGAACCCGTTCTTCGCGGAACTTGCCAAGACGATGACACAAGCAGCTGACGAGCGCGGCTACCAACTCATGCTCTGCGTCACCAACGGCGACCCTGCCAAATCCGACGGTTACTTCACGGCCATGCAGGCGATGTACGCCCCGTTCGGGATTGTGGCCCCCTCCACAAAGGTCGATACCGAGGCGCTGAAGCGATTTGCCTTCGGCCACAGGGTCGTGGTGATTGACCGCGTGGAAGGCGACGACTCCGTTCCAACGGTTACCGTCGACAGCCGCAAAGGAATCATGCTGGCGTTGGATCACCTGCATTCCCTGGGGCATACCTCGATCGGATACGTATCCGGTATCGCCGGGACACACACGGCCCAGGACCGGATGGACGCCTATCTGGAGCTCACCGCCCAAAGCGGCAGCACACCTGTGGTGCTCGACAGCGGGTCAGACCTCGATGCGGGCACGCGCGGTGCGGAGCATTTCCTGGCTATGGACCATCCACCCACAGCGATCATTGCAGCCAACGACATGGTGGCTTTCGCGGTGATTTCGGCGCTCGGGCGAAGTGGCCTTCGGGTACCGGAAGACGTGTCGGTCATCGGGTTCGATGGGCTCGCCCTAGGTGCCCGCTTCAACCCACCACTGACAACTGTGCGGCAGCCAATCGCAGACATGGGACACATCGCCATCGAACTGGCTGAAAAACAAAATGTTGACGGTTCCGTGGACCATATCGTCCTCGAACCCGAACTTCTGGTCCGCGGCTCCACCTCGGAGCTCCGCAAATGA
- a CDS encoding VOC family protein gives MSGAQEQRLRRLPGLQHTDHVGLTVPNLEEGIRFFVDVLGAEELYRSERGPDEEFMPTNFEVPADAKLTLAMLRLPPNLNIELFEWSSAERRETPPRHCDAGGHHLCFVVDDVDEAIAVLQETPGVRVLGERKEVAGDSPRVAGNRWTYFVTPWGLLMEIVDRSRVPAPPRLVGPTDWTAPPNTSERT, from the coding sequence ATGAGCGGGGCGCAGGAGCAGAGGCTTCGGCGCCTGCCGGGGCTCCAGCACACGGACCACGTCGGTTTGACGGTTCCCAACCTTGAAGAAGGCATTCGCTTCTTCGTAGACGTTCTTGGAGCAGAAGAGTTATACCGCTCCGAACGCGGGCCGGACGAAGAGTTCATGCCCACGAACTTTGAAGTCCCGGCAGATGCCAAGCTCACGCTCGCCATGTTGCGGCTGCCACCGAATCTCAATATCGAGCTTTTCGAGTGGAGCAGTGCTGAGCGGCGGGAGACGCCACCGAGGCATTGCGACGCCGGAGGGCACCACCTGTGCTTCGTTGTGGATGACGTCGATGAAGCCATTGCCGTGCTGCAGGAGACGCCTGGAGTACGTGTGCTCGGTGAGCGCAAGGAAGTTGCCGGCGATAGCCCGCGCGTAGCCGGCAACCGCTGGACCTATTTCGTAACCCCTTGGGGCCTGCTGATGGAAATCGTGGATCGATCCCGCGTCCCGGCCCCTCCCCGGCTGGTCGGTCCCACGGACTGGACAGCACCTCCAAACACTTCAGAAAGGACATAG
- a CDS encoding sugar ABC transporter permease, whose product MVWLYVLPVSAVFLFVFVGPLIYTAWTALHETSYYQIGKFSGLNSFVRLFSDSDLPSRIWTTLVFSLGALVIALPAGLLSAIVLNNLHRFKRSVRSLFLLPWLMSQATAGTIWLWFLNPNYGPASAITKSLGFGPTDVFSSPTSALVAVTLMTAWWSYPQAMLLFLGALQTIPEELRESLKMDGGGIWHQFVNITLPYLRNTIVSVVIVLLMLYVQMVTIILVTTRGGPIGSTETLSMRVYNQMFDKFDLSGASATAILLFAVNIALTLVAIRFRRKESL is encoded by the coding sequence ATGGTATGGCTCTACGTCCTGCCAGTCAGCGCCGTCTTCCTCTTTGTGTTCGTGGGGCCGCTCATCTACACAGCGTGGACGGCCCTACACGAGACGTCGTATTACCAGATTGGCAAATTCTCGGGACTGAATTCCTTTGTCCGATTGTTCTCAGACTCCGATCTGCCAAGCCGCATCTGGACAACCTTGGTTTTCTCGCTCGGAGCCTTGGTTATCGCACTCCCGGCGGGGCTGCTTTCTGCCATCGTGCTCAACAACCTCCACCGCTTCAAGCGTTCGGTCCGGAGCCTCTTCCTCCTGCCTTGGTTGATGTCACAGGCCACTGCAGGAACAATCTGGCTCTGGTTCCTCAACCCCAACTATGGTCCGGCATCAGCGATCACCAAGTCCCTCGGGTTCGGTCCCACTGACGTGTTCTCATCTCCCACCAGTGCGTTGGTTGCAGTAACTCTCATGACAGCCTGGTGGTCCTATCCGCAAGCCATGCTCCTCTTCCTGGGCGCCCTTCAAACGATTCCGGAGGAGCTCCGGGAAAGCCTCAAAATGGACGGCGGCGGCATCTGGCACCAGTTCGTGAACATCACGCTGCCCTACTTGCGCAACACCATCGTCTCCGTCGTGATCGTCCTTCTCATGCTCTATGTGCAGATGGTCACCATCATCCTCGTCACCACACGAGGAGGCCCCATCGGGTCTACAGAAACCTTGTCCATGCGGGTCTACAACCAGATGTTCGACAAGTTTGACCTCTCGGGAGCCTCAGCAACGGCAATCCTGCTATTCGCCGTCAATATCGCCCTGACCCTCGTCGCCATTCGCTTCCGACGGAAGGAAAGCTTGTGA
- a CDS encoding carbohydrate ABC transporter permease yields MTGILVLSMVPAIVVFIALYSMFVKTALINTYPMMIIVYTAIICGQTILFLRNFIENIPVEIEEAAAIDGCSRMQILWRIILPLIRPGIAAVAIFIFVFVWNDFLVGTVLATTEDMKTVQNGIVRYITTGFGSFWGLFAAFIVVAFIPVLSIFLAFQRWFVAGMTSGGVKG; encoded by the coding sequence ATGACTGGGATTCTGGTCCTGTCCATGGTCCCGGCGATCGTGGTCTTTATCGCGCTGTACTCCATGTTCGTCAAAACCGCCTTGATCAACACCTACCCCATGATGATCATCGTCTACACGGCAATCATTTGCGGACAAACCATCCTGTTTCTACGAAATTTCATTGAGAACATACCCGTCGAAATAGAGGAAGCGGCGGCCATCGATGGCTGCTCCCGCATGCAGATCTTGTGGCGGATCATTCTCCCGCTCATCCGCCCCGGTATCGCCGCCGTGGCCATCTTCATCTTCGTCTTCGTCTGGAATGACTTCCTTGTCGGCACTGTACTGGCCACCACAGAAGACATGAAAACAGTCCAGAACGGCATAGTGCGATACATAACCACAGGCTTCGGGAGCTTCTGGGGACTCTTCGCCGCATTCATCGTCGTTGCCTTCATCCCTGTTCTCTCAATCTTCCTGGCATTCCAGCGCTGGTTTGTGGCCGGCATGACCTCCGGTGGTGTCAAGGGGTAA
- a CDS encoding Gfo/Idh/MocA family oxidoreductase produces MNTNRLRVGVIGAGNIATIAQLPTLVQRDDVELAALVSRREDPSSLVRRWGFNAAYKTVEEMLAAQELDAVFVLTPRSEHAHAVELCLNRDVDVFCEKPLAPATDEAEHLADLADERGRILMVDFNRRYAPVYTAGREAFGDKGATFCVAQKNRPGSEYRATFENAIHMVDLLRWYCGGEPEHVAAHAAGEDPWEEDGIAATIRFSTGNTGVLMAARTAGAWNEKLDAYGDGKTVEVRAPETVSTTINGVTTSRELSAEAYGWATATDTLGFSAAVHHFLDRVADRAQPLTSGREAVRTQRLLDQILAAAGLPTEEQTGREWASHAVNAS; encoded by the coding sequence ATGAACACCAACCGCCTCCGCGTCGGAGTTATCGGCGCCGGCAACATCGCCACCATCGCGCAACTGCCCACCCTCGTCCAACGGGACGACGTCGAGTTGGCCGCCTTGGTCTCCCGGCGCGAAGATCCCAGCAGCCTGGTGCGGCGCTGGGGCTTCAACGCCGCCTACAAGACAGTGGAGGAGATGCTGGCCGCGCAGGAACTGGATGCAGTGTTCGTGCTGACCCCGCGCTCCGAGCACGCCCACGCCGTCGAGCTTTGCCTCAACCGCGACGTGGACGTGTTCTGCGAGAAACCGCTTGCCCCAGCGACAGATGAGGCAGAACATCTGGCAGACCTCGCCGACGAGCGGGGACGGATACTCATGGTTGACTTCAATCGGCGCTATGCACCCGTCTACACGGCCGGCCGGGAGGCTTTTGGCGACAAAGGCGCCACCTTCTGCGTAGCTCAGAAGAACCGCCCTGGATCCGAATACCGTGCAACGTTCGAGAACGCCATCCACATGGTCGATCTCCTGCGCTGGTACTGCGGGGGCGAACCTGAGCACGTGGCCGCCCACGCTGCTGGTGAAGATCCTTGGGAAGAAGACGGAATCGCAGCGACTATCCGCTTCAGCACCGGTAACACCGGTGTCCTGATGGCAGCCCGAACAGCGGGAGCATGGAACGAGAAACTGGACGCCTACGGTGACGGGAAGACCGTCGAAGTCAGGGCGCCCGAAACAGTTTCCACCACCATCAACGGCGTCACTACCTCACGGGAACTCAGCGCCGAAGCGTATGGCTGGGCTACTGCGACAGACACCCTCGGATTCTCAGCCGCCGTTCACCATTTCCTTGACCGGGTGGCCGACAGGGCCCAGCCGCTGACTTCAGGCCGCGAAGCAGTACGCACCCAGCGCCTGCTGGACCAGATCCTCGCCGCGGCCGGCCTGCCCACAGAGGAGCAAACGGGGCGCGAATGGGCGAGCCACGCAGTCAACGCAAGCTGA
- a CDS encoding MFS transporter, whose protein sequence is MVAFSAREAVSAASPLLGRIGTDLPFDALTTGILGMLPTASFAVVGFAALPLLRRLQLEHLLVIAILLTTLGQLGRAVGWNVLAFLVFTCVAMLGIGLVNVVAPPLLAKYFPDRIGLLAAIHVTLLGVSTAVAAQFAIPLDALYGWRFSIGIWAALSALAAVPWLILLVARRTAVARSGDYAAEGRQLPSANGVRPWRSAIGWGTALVFAGCSSNTFAALTWLPAVLVDRGLSQETAGSMLALYSILALPVALIVPMVVVRMSRPLPVAVLFVVAFALGYGGIMMAPPASAALWVVIAGLGQGAYSFAFIMINKRTRTQSGSGSLSAFSQGTGYALASVGPFLFALLHTPGDGWLPSFGMLGVWLLVLVAGAIMVNKPRMLEDTTVWCRRSKQPIH, encoded by the coding sequence CTGGTTGCTTTTAGCGCTCGCGAAGCGGTTTCGGCGGCGTCTCCGCTCTTGGGCCGAATTGGCACGGACCTTCCCTTTGACGCCCTGACCACAGGAATTCTCGGAATGCTGCCGACCGCCAGCTTCGCAGTGGTGGGCTTCGCTGCCCTTCCGCTCCTGCGGCGCCTCCAGCTGGAGCACCTCCTGGTGATTGCGATCCTGCTAACTACATTGGGTCAGCTAGGCCGCGCAGTGGGATGGAATGTCCTGGCATTCCTGGTGTTCACCTGTGTCGCCATGCTCGGGATTGGTCTGGTCAATGTCGTGGCTCCACCTCTCCTGGCGAAGTACTTCCCAGACAGAATCGGGCTTCTCGCAGCGATCCACGTCACACTCCTGGGTGTCAGCACGGCAGTGGCCGCCCAATTCGCCATTCCCTTGGACGCTCTTTATGGCTGGCGTTTCTCCATCGGTATCTGGGCTGCCCTCAGCGCGTTGGCTGCGGTCCCGTGGCTGATTCTTCTTGTGGCCAGAAGGACCGCCGTTGCCCGCTCGGGGGACTATGCAGCGGAGGGCAGGCAGTTGCCTTCTGCGAATGGAGTCAGACCGTGGCGATCAGCTATCGGCTGGGGCACAGCATTGGTTTTTGCTGGTTGTTCCAGCAATACTTTTGCGGCGCTCACTTGGCTCCCGGCTGTCCTCGTTGACAGAGGACTGAGCCAGGAAACTGCCGGATCCATGCTGGCGCTCTATTCAATTCTTGCTCTGCCGGTCGCTTTGATTGTGCCCATGGTTGTTGTGAGGATGTCCCGGCCACTACCTGTTGCCGTCCTGTTTGTCGTAGCTTTCGCCTTAGGCTACGGCGGAATCATGATGGCGCCGCCAGCTTCGGCAGCCTTGTGGGTCGTCATTGCCGGGCTGGGCCAGGGCGCCTATTCCTTTGCATTCATCATGATCAATAAGCGAACACGAACGCAGTCCGGTTCAGGAAGTCTGTCTGCGTTTTCCCAAGGAACCGGCTATGCCCTCGCAAGCGTCGGCCCGTTCCTTTTCGCGCTCCTGCACACTCCCGGGGATGGTTGGCTGCCCTCGTTCGGCATGCTCGGTGTCTGGCTCCTGGTGCTTGTGGCAGGGGCCATCATGGTCAACAAACCACGCATGCTTGAAGACACCACAGTCTGGTGCCGCCGTTCCAAGCAACCGATTCACTAA
- a CDS encoding sugar phosphate isomerase/epimerase family protein encodes MRLAGHTLGTPNHTVPQALSLFRAAGLDAAEVIYQDDYKSGLPLGDRHSATEALKASEGEGIPIVGLTPYTTAINSLDDAEWRKAVDEFRGAIDAAQLLGADRVRVYAGSWHPGDTDHAARWGQLRKALETLAPEAHQAGVRLCVENHFGTMTQTAADTAALVREIAQPSVRVLYDQANLTFTHDESYEEAFAVQGDLIGHVHVKDLVFTDPTATFRASETARVNASERAVRSRVVGSGVVPWSPILAALLKHGYDDVLSIELEYRWHPQDLPTPEDGFRESAAVLRSMLTDLAQVRNA; translated from the coding sequence ATGCGGCTAGCGGGTCACACACTCGGCACCCCGAACCACACGGTTCCCCAAGCACTTAGTCTCTTCCGGGCCGCAGGGCTCGATGCGGCCGAAGTCATCTACCAGGACGACTACAAGTCCGGCTTGCCCTTAGGGGACCGGCACTCCGCGACGGAGGCACTCAAAGCGTCCGAAGGCGAAGGCATACCCATCGTGGGACTAACGCCGTACACCACCGCCATCAACTCACTGGACGATGCCGAATGGCGCAAAGCTGTCGACGAATTCCGTGGAGCCATAGATGCCGCACAACTCCTCGGGGCTGACAGGGTCCGCGTCTACGCCGGCTCCTGGCACCCCGGAGACACCGACCACGCTGCGCGGTGGGGGCAATTGCGCAAAGCCTTGGAGACCCTCGCACCCGAAGCCCATCAAGCTGGCGTCCGCCTTTGCGTAGAGAACCACTTCGGCACGATGACCCAGACCGCAGCTGACACCGCGGCACTCGTCCGGGAAATTGCCCAGCCGTCCGTCCGCGTGCTCTACGACCAGGCCAACCTGACCTTCACGCACGACGAAAGCTACGAAGAAGCCTTCGCCGTCCAAGGTGACCTGATCGGCCACGTTCACGTCAAAGACCTCGTCTTCACCGACCCGACGGCGACCTTCCGAGCCTCGGAGACGGCCAGGGTCAACGCCTCAGAGCGTGCAGTCCGGTCACGTGTGGTCGGAAGCGGCGTTGTACCGTGGTCCCCGATTCTCGCCGCACTGCTGAAGCACGGCTACGACGATGTACTGAGCATTGAACTCGAATACCGCTGGCACCCGCAAGATCTCCCCACCCCCGAGGACGGATTTCGGGAATCCGCCGCGGTCCTGCGCTCAATGCTCACTGATTTGGCCCAAGTAAGGAACGCCTGA